Proteins found in one Brachyspira murdochii DSM 12563 genomic segment:
- a CDS encoding LacI family DNA-binding transcriptional regulator, which translates to MKSGKGSNKKITMKDIAELAGVTKTTVSRYFNGGYIKKETKEKIAKIIKKYNYEPNTFARLNAKQSRMIGIIVPALDSIVGSRVLTGLEKTFREKHYMPIIMNTNHEAFLELKYIEKLKRLNVDGIVLSATEITEEHRKLLKKLDIPIVIYGQEYSDGISIVNDDYNAGVQIGEYIGRKKHKNVGFIAVDEKDVAIGVTRRNGVLDGLKNYNIMDVSIAMADFSYESAMRAAQELLKYKKLDAIICSTDRQAHGVYKVIKERGLKMPEDVSVISFGGYEIDEIIEPRLSTIKFDSLNAGICAANTLIDLINKVQVRKVLYINYEFIEGESVR; encoded by the coding sequence ATGAAAAGCGGTAAGGGGTCAAATAAGAAAATTACAATGAAAGATATTGCTGAGTTAGCAGGGGTTACAAAAACTACTGTATCACGATATTTTAACGGAGGCTATATAAAAAAAGAAACAAAAGAAAAGATAGCTAAGATAATAAAGAAATATAATTATGAGCCTAATACTTTTGCAAGACTGAATGCAAAACAAAGCCGTATGATAGGCATTATAGTTCCGGCATTAGATTCTATAGTAGGTTCTAGGGTATTAACTGGTCTTGAGAAAACTTTCAGAGAAAAACATTATATGCCTATAATAATGAATACTAATCATGAAGCTTTTTTGGAACTAAAATACATAGAAAAATTAAAGAGGCTTAATGTTGATGGTATCGTTTTAAGTGCCACAGAAATAACAGAAGAACATAGAAAGTTATTAAAAAAGCTTGATATACCAATAGTTATTTACGGTCAGGAGTATAGCGATGGTATTAGCATAGTTAATGATGATTATAATGCAGGAGTGCAAATAGGGGAGTACATAGGAAGAAAAAAACATAAGAATGTAGGATTTATCGCAGTAGATGAAAAAGATGTTGCTATTGGAGTTACAAGAAGAAACGGGGTTTTGGACGGTTTAAAAAATTACAATATAATGGATGTAAGTATAGCAATGGCTGATTTTTCATATGAGAGTGCTATGAGGGCAGCTCAAGAGCTTTTAAAATATAAAAAATTAGATGCCATAATATGCTCTACAGACAGGCAGGCACATGGTGTATATAAAGTGATAAAGGAGAGAGGATTAAAAATGCCTGAAGATGTTTCTGTAATATCATTCGGCGGTTATGAAATTGATGAGATTATAGAGCCTAGACTTTCTACAATAAAATTTGATTCTCTTAATGCTGGTATATGTGCCGCAAATACATTGATAGATTTGATTAATAAAGTGCAAGTGAGAAAAGTTTTGTATATTAATTATGAGTTTATAGAAGGCGAGAGCGTGAGATAA